One stretch of Natronobacterium gregoryi SP2 DNA includes these proteins:
- a CDS encoding ABC transporter ATP-binding protein translates to MLVVDDLDAGYGDLQVLSGVDLTVEAEEYVVIVGPNGAGKSTVMKSVFGLTTYFGGRIEFQADRIDGKPPEEIITHGIGYVPQTDNVFPSLSVGENLEMGAYILDEVPRDALEMVYDRFPILRERKSQAVGSMSGGQQQMVAMGRALMLNPDLLMLDEPSAGLAPDLVEDMFDRVDAINDDGTAVLIVEQNAKEALRRCDRGYVLVQGENRYEGSGDELLADEQVRQEFLGG, encoded by the coding sequence GGCGATCTACAGGTCCTCTCCGGGGTCGATCTGACGGTCGAAGCAGAGGAGTACGTGGTGATCGTCGGCCCAAACGGCGCGGGAAAGTCCACCGTAATGAAGTCGGTGTTCGGACTGACGACATACTTCGGTGGGCGAATCGAGTTCCAGGCCGACCGAATCGACGGGAAGCCGCCGGAAGAAATCATCACACACGGCATCGGCTACGTGCCACAGACCGACAACGTCTTTCCGTCGCTTTCCGTCGGCGAGAACCTCGAGATGGGGGCGTACATCCTGGACGAGGTGCCACGGGACGCCCTGGAGATGGTCTACGATCGCTTCCCGATCCTGCGAGAGCGCAAGAGCCAGGCGGTCGGCAGTATGAGCGGCGGCCAACAACAGATGGTGGCGATGGGGCGGGCGCTAATGTTGAACCCTGATTTGTTGATGCTCGACGAGCCCTCGGCCGGGCTTGCCCCCGATCTCGTCGAAGACATGTTCGACCGCGTCGACGCGATCAACGACGACGGAACGGCGGTGTTGATCGTCGAACAGAACGCAAAAGAGGCTCTCCGGCGGTGTGACCGGGGATACGTACTGGTCCAGGGAGAGAATCGATACGAGGGAAGCGGCGACGAACTCCTCGCAGACGAACAGGTCCGACAAGAATTTCTTGGTGGCTGA